A segment of the Coffea arabica cultivar ET-39 chromosome 8c, Coffea Arabica ET-39 HiFi, whole genome shotgun sequence genome:
TTTATTTGTTTCATTTGGACTTCTCTAATTTTCCGGCCTCTGGGTCTTTATAGGCACTTAAGAGTACCTAAAAGGATAATTAACATCATCCATCCACCACTTAAAGAGCACAGGAACCAAAGGGACGCACAGGAATCCCTAAGTACCCTTTAGGTAATTGCATATCATTCCTTCGTACGTGCATGCCGCAAGCTAACAGAGACATGGCAAGCTTTTGACCTTTCTAAATATTTGGTAGGGTAGTGTTATATAAGAATGGTGTAGAAAGAACTTAGGTTCCGGATGACCaaactaaaattcaaaaacaaaatttctcgaaGCATTTATcttgggctttttttttttttcgaaatacTGCATCTGGTACAtgccaaagaaaaaagaacagaaaaaaaagCCAATACAGTTAATCAAGAAATTATGAAAAATAAATAGGACTTGCACCAAAAACTAAGTAATTGTTTAGGCATCCTGCTGTTTAGTGTCTTCTTAAGAAGATCTCAGGCAAAAAAGCATCAAACAAGCTATGttctacaaaaacaaaaactgaaccctgtcttcattttctttttcttttttttcttggtttagGTAAATGTGCTTTTGCATCATTTTTAACATGCAAATTGCAACACAAGCTACCTGGTGCAAATCCAGTCACCAGATTTCCATCCAGAGCGCCCTCCACTACTTCCACCACCAAACCCAAAACCTCTCTGTCGAGGCATGTGATCACCATCGAAGCCACCACCGGAGGATTCATCTTTCAGTGCACCACACTTGAAGCAGCTGGAGCGGCTGGCAAAGTTGTGTGCACCACAGGTTCCAAAGCTGCAGTACCAGTCTCCAGGCCTTACATCAGGGCCTGATGAAAACCCAAATGATGAATTCCCTCTTCCCATAAAATCACCACCTCTTTCACCAGGTCGTGGATCTCCACATCTCTGGCATGAATCCCTCCTCTGGAAGTTCAGGTATTGGCATGACCTGCAGTTCCAATCTCCTGGCCTGCTCATATTCTTTACTGAATGTTTCATATTCAAGATAAAGTGTTAAACATATATATAAATCTATAGaactggaaaagaaaagataaagatCACTCCTATAACAATATAACTAGCAAAGAAAGCATGAAATATTGCATGAATGAAAATTGGACAGACCTCAAGAAAATTTAGATAAGCTGAACAGAATTGTTGTGGAAGAATGAGAGGTTGTTCAGGGAACTTGCGAATTTTGTAATGGATGGTTATGCTTTATATACTGGCTAAGCCTCGATAATCGAGGAGATGAGGCAGCTGAGGACTAACTAGGGGTATTCTTTTTCATATTCTTCACTTGTGTCCTTCAACAATggaatcacaaaaatatagaaataagcaaaagagaaaaagcagATAAAGAAAAACTAAGGTAGGATTCCAAAGATACAAAATATTGTGAAATTTGATAAAGCATCTATATGTAGCTTCTTTTAAGGCTTCTAGAGGTGGGAAGTGCATCAACACATGCCAACAAATTCCTGTCTAAGGCCCAAAAATACGGTTTTTTTATGCATGTTTTGTTGCGACGATATATATAATTTGTATGTGTTCTGTGTATGAAGGGATGCGCATGCAACGATGTACGTAAATGATTTTCAACTAATTTCTAATGTTATTTCGGGAATGATTTAACTGTAGTACTCACGGCTAAATTTGAACTGAGACAAAAGCTTTCTAAATCATTTGCATAATTCATATTTACTCTTATTGATTGTAGCGCACTCGCCAAAAAAaggttaatttttttaaaaaactaaaattaattcaaa
Coding sequences within it:
- the LOC113706505 gene encoding uncharacterized protein, with protein sequence MSRPGDWNCRSCQYLNFQRRDSCQRCGDPRPGERGGDFMGRGNSSFGFSSGPDVRPGDWYCSFGTCGAHNFASRSSCFKCGALKDESSGGGFDGDHMPRQRGFGFGGGSSGGRSGWKSGDWICTR